The DNA segment GAAGGGGTGGACGAACACCTGGAACCTGGTGAACCTCAAGAAGGGCTCCAACACGATCAAGATCTCCTGCGAGAACGGCGATCAGTGCGGGGTCAACCTGGACCAGGTCGCCCTGCAGGGCCAGTAGGCCGGGCCGGGGGCCGCGGACCCCGCGAACGGACCCCGCGAACCGCTCCCGCCCGCTAGGCCGACGGCGTGTGCTCAGTGACGAGGACCTGCGGAAGCAGGTCCTCGTATGCTTCCCGGTCGAATTCGCCCGCCGCGGGCGCCAGCACCGTGGCCGCCGACAGCGCCACCGCCCTGGCCAGCCGCTCCGGCCACGGAAGGTCCTCCACCAGGCCCGAGAGCAGCCCGGCCACCGCAGAGTCGCCCGCGCCCGTCGGGTTGCCCTGGAAGCGGGCCGGGGGCAGCGCCTGCCAGGTGCCATCCGGAGACGCGGCCAGCATCCCCTCCGCGCCGAGCGAGGCGACCACCGTGTGGGCGCCGCGGCGCCGGGCGTCGCGGGTGGCGCGCAGCGGCTCGCGGGAGCCGGTCAGCTGGGCCAGTTCGTCGGCGTTCGGCTTGACCAGGTCGGGGCGGGCGGCGATGCCCCGGCGCAGCGGTTCGCCGCTGGTGTCCAGGAGGACCGGGACCCCCGCGCCGCGGGCCTGCTTGACCAGCTGGGCGTACGCGCCGACCGGGACGCCGGGCGGCAGGCTGCCGCAGAGAGCCACCGCGTCGGCGTCGGCCAGCAGCTTTCCGTACGCGGCGAGGAAGGTGTCCCACTCGGCGGCCGAGACGGTCGGGCCCGGTTCGTTCAGCTGGGTCGTGTCACCCGACGCGGCGTCGACCACGGCGATGGTGCGCCGGGTGGTCCCGGCGACCGGGACCAGCGCGTCGGTGGGCGGCAGCCCGGCGAGCAGTTCGCGGAGCACCTCGCCGGTCGTCCCGCCGGCGAAGCCGGTGACGACGGTCTCGTGGCCGAGTGCCGCGAGCACCCGGGCCACGTTCAGGCCCTTGCCGCCCGCGCGCTCGGTGACCGATTCGACTCGGTGACTGGCGTGCGGGATCAGCTCGGGGACGTGGTAGGTGATGTCCAGGGCGGTGTTCAGAGTGACGGTCAGCAGCACTTGATTGATCATGCCAAACGGAGAGCGGCTCGCCCAGCCCTTGACCTGCCGCTTCCTGTCATTTCTGCAAGATTCTGCTCAGATCTGCTCAGTTCTGCTTCG comes from the Streptomyces sp. NBC_01471 genome and includes:
- a CDS encoding 1-phosphofructokinase family hexose kinase, which produces MLLTVTLNTALDITYHVPELIPHASHRVESVTERAGGKGLNVARVLAALGHETVVTGFAGGTTGEVLRELLAGLPPTDALVPVAGTTRRTIAVVDAASGDTTQLNEPGPTVSAAEWDTFLAAYGKLLADADAVALCGSLPPGVPVGAYAQLVKQARGAGVPVLLDTSGEPLRRGIAARPDLVKPNADELAQLTGSREPLRATRDARRRGAHTVVASLGAEGMLAASPDGTWQALPPARFQGNPTGAGDSAVAGLLSGLVEDLPWPERLARAVALSAATVLAPAAGEFDREAYEDLLPQVLVTEHTPSA